From the Acidimicrobiales bacterium genome, the window CTCCCGGTCGACGAGGGCCTCCGCCCCACCGTCGTCGAGCTCGACGGCCTGCGCATCGCGCACGACCGAAGGGTCCTCGAACCGCGTCCCTGGACGGTGCGCCACGGGCGGTGGGCGGCGTCGCTCAGCGGGTCCGTGCCGCCGGGGCCGATCCTCGAGCTGTGCTGCGGCGCGGGCCACATCGGGCTGGTGGCGGCGGTGCGGACGGGGCGACCGCTCGTCCAGGTGGATGCCTGCCCCGTGGCGTGCGCCTACGCGACGCACAACGCTCGGGTCAACGGCGTGCCCACCACCGTGCGGCACACGACGCTGGCCGAGCTCGGGGGATGGGCGGCTGCCCCGTTGGTCGTCGCCGACCCCCCGTACCTCGCCGACGAGGAGGTGGCCGGGTACCCCGACGATCCCGTGACCGCGGTCGCCGGTGGGCCCGACGGGCTCGACGTCGTCAGGGAGTGCCTCGACGCGATCGACCGGGTCCTCCTGCCCGGAGGCCGTGCGTTGCTCCAGCTCGGCGGGGCCCACCAGGTGTCCCACGTCGGATCGATCGTTCCGAGCGGTCTCGTCCTCCTCGCCGCGAGGGCGTTCGGGCCCGGACGCGCCGTCGTCAAGCTCGCCCGCCTCGACGACGTGTCCTGACGGCGGCGGACGGCCTCGCGGGTGTTGGCGCGACGGCAGGGTGGGTAGGCGAGCACCCATGACCACGATCGACCTCGTCCGCGCCGCACCCGGTACCGCCCCGTCGGATGAGGGCCCGTCGGATGAGGGCCCGTCGGATGCGGGCCCGCCGCCCGACGGCCCCCAGGACGTCCGACGCAGCGAGCTTCTCGTCCTTCGCGAGATCCACGCCCGTGCCCTCTCGCCCGCGGATCCCTGTGACACGACGCGACGGATCGGTCCGGAGGAGCTGGCCAGGAAGCACGAGATCGAGCGGCGCCTCCTCGCCGACCTCGACGCGCGCTGTGGGTCGCCGGTCGTCGACGGCCCGGACGACGCCGTGGACCAGGTCCGCCGCATCGCGTCCGCCGACCTCCTCCCGCCCGTC encodes:
- a CDS encoding class I SAM-dependent methyltransferase, yielding MTTIESCPRVPAADGPVLPVDEGLRPTVVELDGLRIAHDRRVLEPRPWTVRHGRWAASLSGSVPPGPILELCCGAGHIGLVAAVRTGRPLVQVDACPVACAYATHNARVNGVPTTVRHTTLAELGGWAAAPLVVADPPYLADEEVAGYPDDPVTAVAGGPDGLDVVRECLDAIDRVLLPGGRALLQLGGAHQVSHVGSIVPSGLVLLAARAFGPGRAVVKLARLDDVS